A genome region from Sceloporus undulatus isolate JIND9_A2432 ecotype Alabama chromosome 1, SceUnd_v1.1, whole genome shotgun sequence includes the following:
- the SSTR1 gene encoding somatostatin receptor type 1, translating to MDPSASGRNSSGPGVANGTVGSGGGSGEGPGGSGGVGGGGVAGGGGSVVGEPQGGSAILISFIYSVVCLVGLCGNSMVIYVILRYAKMKTATNIYILNLAIADELLMLSVPFLVTSTLLRHWPFGSLLCRLVLSVDAVNMFTSVYCLTVLSVDRYVAVVHPIKASRYRRPTVAKVVNLGVWGLALVIILPIVVFSRTRANSDGTVACNMMMPEPEQKWLAVFVVYTFLTGFLLPVVAISLCYVLIIAKMRVVALKAGWQQRKRSERKITLMVLMVVAVFVVCWMPFYVVQLVNLFVEPDDATISQLSVILGYANSCANPILYGFLSDNFKRSFQRLLCLSWMDNAAAEEDEPVDYYATALKSRAAYSLQDSPQDSPRHSAAGSSSSAYRNGTCTSRITTL from the coding sequence ATGGACCCGTCGGCGAGCGGGCGGAACTCCTCGGGCCCCGGGGTGGCCAACGGCACCGTGGGGAGCGGCGGCGGGAGCGGCGAGGGCCCCGGAGGGTCCGGCGGCGTCGGGGGCGGCGGCGTCGCGGGCGGCGGGGGCTCGGTGGTGGGCGAGCCGCAGGGCGGGAGCGCCATCCTGATCTCCTTCATCTACTCGGTGGTGTGCCTGGTGGGGCTGTGCGGGAACTCGATGGTCATCTACGTGATCCTGCGCTACGCCAAGATGAAGACGGCCACCAACATCTACATCCTGAACCTGGCCATCGCCGACGAGCTGCTGATGCTGAGCGTGCCCTTCCTGGTGACCTCGACGCTGCTGCGGCACTGGCCTTTCGGCTCGCTGCTCTGCCGGCTGGTGCTCAGCGTGGACGCCGTCAACATGTTCACCAGCGTCTACTGCCTGACGGTGCTCAGCGTGGACCGCTACGTGGCCGTGGTCCACCCCATCAAGGCCTCGCGCTACCGCCGGCCCACCGTGGCCAAGGTGGTCAACCTGGGCGTCTGGGGGCTGGCCCTGGTCATCATCCTGCCCATCGTCGTCTTCTCCCGCACGCGGGCCAACTCCGACGGCACGGTGGCCTGCAACATGATGATGCCGGAGCCCGAGCAGAAGTGGCTGGCCGTCTTCGTGGTGTACACCTTCCTGACGGGCTTCCTGCTGCCGGTggtggccatcagcctctgctaCGTCCTGATCATCGCCAAGATGCGGGTGGTGGCCCTCAAGGCCGGCTGGCAGCAGCGCAAGCGCTCCGAGCGCAAGATCACCCTCATGGTGCTGATGGTGGTGGCCGTCTTCGTCGTCTGCTGGATGCCCTTCTACGTGGTGCAGCTGGTCAACCTCTTCGTGGAGCCCGACGACGCCACCATCAGCCAGCTCTCCGTCATCCTGGGCTACGCCAACAGCTGCGCCAACCCCATCCTCTACGGCTTCCTCTCCGACAACTTCAAGCGCAGCTTCCAGCGGCTCCTCTGCCTCAGCTGGATGGACAACGCCGCCGCCGAGGAGGACGAGCCCGTCGACTACTACGCCACCGCCCTCAAGAGCCGCGCCGCCTACAGCCTCCAGGACTCCCCCCAGGACTCCCCCCGGCACTCCGCcgccggcagcagcagcagcgcctaCCGGAACGGCACCTGCACCTCCAGGATTACCACCCTCTGA